One Micavibrio aeruginosavorus ARL-13 genomic window carries:
- the secB gene encoding protein-export chaperone SecB, translating to MTDASTQSAPLDVRPMPLTIHAQYVKDVSFENPNAPHSLRPSADKPEIKVNVNMELNGLPENPGSPQMYEVSLRLRCASKRGDTTLFVAEIEYAAAVSAGEGVAQETMHPLMLIEVPRLIFPFARQILGDLTQQAGYPPLLIGPIDFQQLYIQRFAPDLQQKADEMARA from the coding sequence ATGACTGACGCGTCCACCCAATCCGCACCGCTTGATGTGCGCCCGATGCCCCTGACCATTCATGCGCAGTATGTGAAGGATGTGTCGTTCGAAAATCCGAACGCACCGCATTCCCTGCGCCCGAGCGCCGACAAGCCGGAAATCAAGGTCAACGTCAACATGGAACTGAACGGCCTGCCGGAAAATCCGGGCAGCCCCCAAATGTACGAGGTTTCTCTGCGCCTGCGCTGCGCCTCGAAACGCGGGGATACGACGTTGTTCGTAGCTGAAATCGAATACGCCGCCGCCGTATCGGCAGGCGAGGGCGTGGCGCAGGAAACGATGCACCCGCTGATGCTGATTGAAGTCCCGCGCCTGATCTTCCCGTTCGCGCGCCAAATTCTGGGCGACCTGACCCAACAGGCCGGGTACCCGCCGCTGTTGATCGGCCCGATTGATTTTCAGCAGCTGTACATCCAGCGTTTTGCCCCGGACCTGCAACAAAAGGCCGATGAGATGGCCCGCGCATAA
- the ftsH gene encoding ATP-dependent zinc metalloprotease FtsH: protein MSNMLIKVGLTALFVAVAYNMMDTKADDQAARPKAEHKPYTQFIDMALRGDFEEIELRGQDGREVRALDGNGTLIVSRIPVNENIMNRLYGERVDVVDLSARDKPQEAGFMSRLFLTLLPAALMIGFFMFMMRGGMKGPGGGGGGGLLSGKSMVKKFNARDCDVRFEDVAGIDEAKSELMEMVDFLKHPGKYTRLGAKIPRGALLVGPPGTGKTLMAKAVAGEAGVPFLSQSGSEFVEMFVGRGAARVRELFEEAKKSAPCIIFIDEIDAVGRQRGGGVGGGNDEREQTLNQLLVEMDGFDGTEGIIILAATNRADILDAALKRPGRFDRQVHVGLPDLSGRVRILETHLRNKPIAPDVDVKVIARGVPGFSGADLANLANEAALFAARRGDNAITQADFEGAADRIMMGAERKTMIMTEQEKRLTAYHEAGHALCAIHAPGADPIHKATIIPRGGALGMVMQLPEGDRVSLTRQQAHARLAVCYGGRVAEEMIFGADKVTTGASGDIQSATAMARAMVEEWGLSDKAGAVLYSSSRQEQAMGATGRSRSISEVTSLMLDQEIRELTDMGKVMAEQILTDHRGQLENIAEALLKYETLSGSEIKIVANGGVLTRDPSQPAPDETPKGPGTFGDTPANDGGNDMRPPKPL, encoded by the coding sequence ATGTCGAATATGCTCATAAAAGTCGGTCTGACGGCGCTTTTTGTGGCTGTGGCCTATAACATGATGGACACCAAGGCCGACGACCAGGCCGCGCGTCCAAAGGCCGAACACAAGCCCTATACACAGTTTATCGACATGGCACTGCGCGGTGATTTCGAAGAGATTGAGTTGCGTGGCCAGGATGGTCGCGAAGTGCGGGCGTTGGATGGCAACGGCACGTTGATCGTTTCGCGTATCCCCGTGAATGAAAACATCATGAACCGCCTCTATGGCGAGCGTGTTGATGTGGTTGATTTATCAGCCCGCGACAAACCGCAGGAAGCTGGGTTTATGTCTCGTCTGTTCCTGACATTGCTGCCTGCGGCGCTGATGATTGGGTTTTTTATGTTCATGATGCGCGGTGGCATGAAGGGTCCGGGTGGTGGCGGTGGTGGCGGCTTGCTCAGTGGCAAATCCATGGTGAAGAAATTCAATGCCCGGGATTGCGATGTGCGCTTTGAAGACGTGGCTGGGATTGACGAAGCCAAATCAGAATTGATGGAAATGGTCGATTTCCTGAAACACCCCGGAAAATATACGCGTCTGGGCGCAAAAATTCCGCGCGGTGCGTTGTTGGTCGGTCCGCCGGGAACGGGGAAAACCCTGATGGCCAAAGCGGTTGCGGGCGAAGCGGGTGTGCCGTTCCTGTCCCAATCCGGTTCCGAATTCGTTGAAATGTTTGTGGGCCGTGGCGCCGCACGCGTGCGCGAGCTGTTTGAAGAAGCCAAAAAATCCGCGCCGTGCATTATCTTCATCGACGAAATTGATGCTGTGGGTCGCCAGCGGGGCGGCGGTGTCGGCGGTGGCAATGATGAACGCGAACAGACGCTGAACCAGTTGCTGGTCGAAATGGACGGGTTTGATGGAACCGAAGGCATTATCATTCTGGCCGCAACCAACCGCGCCGATATTCTGGATGCGGCGCTGAAACGCCCGGGCCGTTTTGACCGTCAGGTGCATGTGGGCCTTCCCGATCTGTCTGGCCGTGTCCGTATTCTTGAAACCCATCTGCGCAACAAACCGATTGCGCCGGATGTGGATGTAAAGGTGATTGCACGCGGCGTGCCGGGGTTTTCGGGCGCTGATCTGGCCAACCTCGCCAACGAGGCCGCCCTGTTCGCCGCACGTCGTGGCGACAACGCCATCACCCAGGCCGATTTCGAAGGGGCCGCGGATCGCATCATGATGGGTGCGGAACGCAAAACCATGATCATGACGGAACAGGAAAAACGCCTGACCGCCTATCACGAAGCGGGCCACGCCTTGTGCGCGATCCACGCCCCCGGGGCGGACCCGATCCACAAGGCCACGATTATCCCGCGCGGTGGGGCTTTGGGCATGGTCATGCAATTGCCGGAAGGCGATCGCGTATCCCTGACCCGTCAGCAGGCGCATGCCCGTCTGGCTGTGTGCTATGGCGGCCGTGTCGCCGAAGAAATGATTTTCGGCGCGGACAAGGTGACAACGGGCGCATCCGGCGATATCCAATCCGCCACGGCCATGGCGCGGGCAATGGTTGAGGAATGGGGCCTGTCCGATAAAGCGGGCGCGGTTTTGTATTCTTCCAGCCGTCAGGAACAGGCGATGGGGGCCACGGGCCGGTCGCGCAGTATTTCCGAAGTGACCTCGCTGATGCTGGATCAGGAAATTCGCGAATTGACTGACATGGGCAAGGTGATGGCGGAACAAATCCTGACCGACCATCGGGGCCAGCTGGAAAACATTGCCGAAGCCCTGTTGAAATACGAAACGCTCAGCGGTTCGGAAATCAAGATTGTGGCGAATGGCGGCGTGCTGACACGCGATCCGTCGCAGCCGGCCCCGGACGAAACACCGAAGGGCCCGGGAACATTCGGTGATACGCCTGCAAATGACGGGGGCAACGATATGCGCCCGCCCAAGCCGCTGTAA